The Mucilaginibacter gracilis genomic interval AAATGAGTACTCTTCGTGAAAACGCCAAAATCTATCTGTTAAATTCATAGGTGGTGTTTGTTAGTATCTATTGTCTTTTTAACCTGGTTAAGTGGCCTACTATACACTCCTGTTTGGCGACGCCGGTATTTCTCCGCCGCATCATAGTTGAGGTGGCAGAGCTGGCACATGGCCGTTAGCCTATCATCCGTAACTTGCCAGTTCTTTTCATCGTGATCGAGATGGGCAATTGCAATTACAACCTTTACCGGTTTAATCAACTCCATGTTGTATTTGGCAATCCTTAACGCGTCACCAATCATTTGAAACCAAATAGATTTTTTCTTATACCTGCCATCTTCGTCCTGAATTTTAAGCTGCACCGAGTAAACAGTTACGCCGTTATCCAGCTTACACAGTTCGCAACAGTTACCGGCCCTTAATAATATCCGGGGTATAATTTCGCTTTTGAAGTTTGGCGGGTAATCATTATAATCTATCGGCATATTTTTTAATTAAGTAAATCCTTTAGCTCGCGGCCAGCCTCGGCCAGATCGTGGAAGTAGGCGATCAGAGCAATTTGTTTTGCTTCCGGCAACCGGCCAGCTTTATCAAGCTCTATAATTTCGGGAAGCCTATTATCATTATCAGCAAAAACAATTAGGCTTTTTATATGCAAGAAATCGTAAATTATATTATCCCAATCGGTGTATAGTCCTTTTGATTTATAAGTTTCAAAGGCCTCTATAGATTTATTAACCAGCTTTTTATCGTCCGATTTAGCGGGTGTATCGGTTGACTTCTTGCCTGTTTTTTTGGTTTGTTCGGCATTTTTTCCAAGCCAGTTTTTTACAGTTAAATACAGCGAGGTATACTTTTTATTATCCTTGTAATTGTGTACAGCATCAATTATTTCGTCTATTTCATGTTTTGAATACCCCAAATCAATAAGCAAATCAAACTCATCAACACTAATGGCCAAGTGCTCAAATTCCCTGTATATATTTTGGTTTAGTTTAGTCTTTATTTTGTCTTTATTTAGTCCTCCGTTACCTGTATACTTAGCCCCTTCGGCAGATGCTTGCTTACCCTTTTGGTTAGCTGCTTGCGTACCTGCGTTTTTAAAACGCAGGTCGTTAATAGTCCATGTAATATTTGCGGTACCATTGACTGATACAAAGTCAATCAATCCCAAAGATTTCAATTTAACCCTGCTCTTCTCCAGTGTTGACCTGGATATTCCTATATCTCCCATTATCTTAGTGCTGTTCCTGTTAAATTTTTCCGGCCACCTCAGCATATTGGCAACTTTTAAAAGATGGAAGTATAGAAAACCCTCATTTGGTGTTAGTGGGTGCTCTTCATGCACAAGCCAAAAATTATTAACGAGGTCTATATAATTCATGCTTTTCGCCGCGATCTTCTGGCACGATAGATTAATTGATTTACTTGATCGATCGAAACGTTATAGCTGTTCGCAATATTTTCGATGCCAGTAGAAGAGAAATCCAGGCTATTAACGTTTTTAAGAAACTGATTTATTTTTTCAGTTGTTTCCCAATCTGGGATGCCGATTTGATGTGATGAAGTTTCCATCAGGCAGATACTCCTTTACCGTTTACGTACGCTTCAAGATCAGCCCATTTAATGCGAACCTGGCGGCCTATATTAAAGGACTTAATTTGACCTGATTTAATAAGGTTGTCGAGCGTAGGTAGGGAGATACCTAAATAGGATGCAGCGTGCCCCCTTGTAGCCGGTGGCTCGGTACTATTCGCTGATACATTTATTGGGCTTCTACCTTCAATAAGGTGATTAATTAACGTTTCGACTCTTTCAAAACGTTCTAAAATTTCGGCATGTGGATTATACATAATGACCTATTTTTATTTATAGGTCAAAGTTTGCACTAATTTGCTTTTCGTTATTTTCAGCAAAAAATGAAACAAACGAAACTAATCCACACGTCAGTCAGTAGTTGTAATAAGATTTGTTATGCTTTTTTCTATTGATTTGACTTCTGTATTGAAATGTTTCTTTGTGTCATTTTTATATTTTCTCATTGCTGCCCCAATGCCTTGAGGTGTTTGATTAAAGCCAAAAGTTAATTTAAGTGCGTTTGCTAATTTTGTTTGGTCGATTTCAAATGCGTTTATATTCAATTTTTTAAGATTGTATAAAGCAACGACCATTAGGGCAAAACTATTTGATCCATTCTTACTACTATATTCCGTTTTTAATTTGTTAATTATCGAGGTATCATTTAAATACACTTCAAACCCGGACGGCAAAGCTTTTGCCTTACCAATATCATCGGGAGTAGTGCCTATTGCTTCATCATTATCTACCTTGTCGATAACATTATATTTTTTGCATAATCCCTCAAGATTAAAATCGACACCCCTTATTTTTAAAAATTCTTTTCTATCAAAGTATACAGACCTATCACTTACTAATTTAAAATTGCTACGGGCAGCTAAGTTTTCAATTAATACAGACATATTTACGTAGACATCTAAGATAAAGTATAATATGGTGGCGCACGTTCCGAAATCATCCGCTTTTTTTTCATTGAATAATTCCATAGTTAAACTCTTTTCGCTCAGGCTATACATACATAAAACCATCCCCATTTGCTCTGTAATTGGTTCAATTTTTTCATAAATAAGATTTAGGTATCTTAATGCCCGCCCATCGTCTACGGCTGCTATGTTTAATTTTATTTCATTTTCAGTAGGCAACTCCAAGGTTAAAACTAACCCATGGTAGTAAATCATATGATCTTTTAAACCGGATGCAATTTGCTTGTTAAAGGACTTATCGCCAGCGATTCTTGCCTCAATATAATGATCAATTTCTTCTAAACCTTTTAACTTGAGAATGTCATAACCAGTTTTGAGGAACTTGTTGAAATCTGTATAATTTATTTTCATAATTTATTCGTTGACAACCTTCATATTCAATCTATCCCATTCTTTTTTCATCATTTCGCCTTTTTCCTTGGGCTTTACTTTTACATACGTGTTAAATGCGGTTTGACTTTTATGCCCGGTTACGGCCATAATTACGTTGGTTGACATCCCGATATGATACATATTAGAAGCGAAAGAGCGCCTGGCCGAGTGTGTGGTAATTAATTTATAAAGCGGTTCCGTGATCTTAACTTTACGCCCGGCCATTGATTTTTCAAGGGTTACTATTTCAGTAAAACCCGCTTCCTTTGCAGCTTCCTTAATATATTCATTTAGCTTAACGTTTGATAATGTTGGCGGCAACGAATTGGGTGTAATACCTTGGTAGCGCGTCATTATGTCCAACACAACCGGAAATATGGGTATAACTACATCGGTTTTGGTTTTTTGAGTTTTGATTTCAAAAAAGCCATCTGCAATGTCTTTCGGGCTAATATTTGTAAAGTCGGAGAAACGAAGGCCTGTCCAACAACCGACTAAAAACAAGTCTCGTACACGCTCAAGCTTTTTATTTTTTGAGAAATCATGCGCTGCAAACTTTTCTAACTGGTCTTTATTTAGAAAAATGTTATCTACTTCCGTTTTGACCTTGACAAAATTTTTGCTTTTATATTTGGTGTTAGCGTGCAGCCCCTGCTCCAGTGATTCACTCATTACGGTCTTAATGAATTTTATTACCGTGCCGAAGTAATTATCGGACAACGTTTCCGATCTGTACAGATAACACCAGTCTTTAAAATCCTCATAAAAATTAAGATCAATGTCTTCAAATCGTATAGGCTCAATGGCCTTGCCCCGGGTAATCTTTGATACTTTGTAATCATGGTAGCCTTTGAGCACGCCAAAAGCACTGCCATAGGCTTTAATGGTGCCAGGGCTATACCTATTGCCACTACCTAAAACGCGCTTGCCTTCTTTTGTATCGCGGATTAGTTTTTCTATAAATTCAAATAGCGTGTAGTTTTTTGCCGGCTTCTCTATGTAAGGATTATCGCCATTGTTTTTCATGATAAGCGACACCAAATCTTTTAATTTGTCCGGATCTGGATATTCCTTGTTTTTATCCGACAAGTAATCGAATGCCGTTTTTACACAGTTTTTTACACTTTCCAAACCGCTATCAATACTTTTATAATCGATAGCTGATACCTGCCTTGGTTTTTGAGGCTCTACAAGCCAGTACTGGGGTTCAATTACAACCCCGCTTTTGAATACACACCTGGTATTATTATACCTTACGAAGCAGCGTAGCGGCGTTGGCTTCTTTTTATCCTTTACTTGTTGTAAAACGAATTTTACGGCGTATTTAAATATTGGCATCGTGATAAATTTTCATCTACCCAAAGATAATATTATGTGCTCAAATTGTGCGGATTTATTTAGTTTTATTTTGTTTGACTTAGCTTTATTTTGTATAAATGAGCTTTATGTGTCTATAAATCAATGTTTTTTATTTTACCCTTTTTGGCCTTCGTTTGTGTTAATAGTCCCTGAGGGGTCACCTTTAGAGGTTGACGAGATTTTTTCTCGCTCAACCTCTCTTTTTTTACATCCAATCCACTGTTAATCTGATACATACGCGCGACAACTTCGTTAATTCTCGGAGTTCGAACTTCCGCCCCGTCAAAAACGATCTTTTCGGGATACATCGAACTCAATAAGTCCCTTTTACCCTCTGAACCCATGAATTTATAGTACTCTACCAGACGATTAAATAATCGTAAAATATTGTCTATCATCTTGTTATGGTCTACCGTCTCCCGGTTCCGGAGGAGTTCGAAAATTCTATCTTCAAGGTGTAACACTTTTTTCTCATTCGACAATTTTACTTCTTTAAAATCAACTTCGTCAAAGGCACCACTTAGGTAGGATTCCCGTGCTTTTTTGATCTTTTCATTGGCTTCTGCAACTTGTGCCGATAAGGTTTGTATCTCCGATTTATGATTACCGGCGCTTGGTTTGGCAAATTCCCGTTCTACCTTTTTTCTGAATACTTCCGCAGCCGAAGTATTGACAATATAACGGCTAAGTTGCTGGACAAATAGTTCATTAGTGTGATCTGCCCGGTGCCGGAAAGTGCATTTTTTATAGCAATGGTAATAGTGATAACGACGCCCAGTTTTACTTTTGGATGCGCTGGCCGTTAAATGCCTACCGCAAAGCGGACAAATTAGGAAACCACGCAAAGGTATTTCATCGCTTGCCACAAAGGTGGTACGGCTGGCGCTCTTACCATTAATCAGTTCCTGTATCTTATTAAATGTGGTAACAGACACAATAGCCTCATGTTTGCCCTCCACGATTTGCTCCGGTTCATCCTTATAAGCTTTGACCAATATCCTGCCGCAATACACTGGGTTATGGATCATTTTCCAGAAACTGTTTTGTGCGCAATTTAAGCCGTCATCTACAGCCTTACGCCATATATCTGATACCGTATAGCGTCCGCGGGCGATTTCCTCAAAAGCCGCTTTAATAATTGGTGCCAGGGTTTGGTCAACTGCAATATATTTGCGGCCATCCTCAGTGATTTTATTTAAGTAACCTTTCGGCGCACATCCCATCAAACGCCCTTCTTTCACAGCACGGCGCATACCGTTAAAAGTGTTTAAGGCACGGCGGTCGTTTTCTACTTCCGGTGAAGCGAGGTAAACCGCCAGCATGATCTTGTTTTCAGGGATGGACAGGTCTAAAGGCTGTTCAATGGCCTGCGGTTCTACATTGAGGTGTTTTAAGATGTTGATCATTTGGTAAGCATCCCCGGCGTTACGGCTGAATCTGTCCCATTTGGTAAATAAGACGAACTGTGTTTTATTAGGTTGCTTTTTTAAGGTGATCAACAAGTTTTGCCAGGCAGGTCGTTTAAAGCTTTTAGCAGAAAAGTCTTCAAAAATCACATGCCTGACCTGTATGCCGCTATAATGACAATAACGCTTCAATCTTTCTTCCTGGTCTCTTTGAGAATATCCTTTATCGGCTTGTTCGTCGGTACTAACCCTTATATATAAATCGGCTGTTTTCATCTGTATCGAGTTCTTTTTTCACCAATTTAATCATTTTATCCATAAAGGTCAAGACCTCTCGGGCTTCATCTACGGTGATTTTCTCCCCATTTTTTTCATAGATTTTAACCACATCAAAGGCTGTTAGTTCAGGTACTATAGTTTCCATAGCAGTTTTATTAAACAGCAAAGCTTTGGATAAACATACAAATGGTAGGCAAAGACGGAAACGGCGGGGAAGTATTACTATTCGTATCAGATTACAAGCTCTTTTACGTTTTCGAGTTTACTTTTAAGTTCAGCAGCCTTAGTATCATCTATAAAAGAATCATCGACAAGACTTATCAATGTGTTTTTGTTCAGACCAATTGCTATAGAGGTGACTAACACCATTCTCACATAGTTGATAATAATTACTCCATAACTATCAATGCTGGTAAATTCTTGTATAAATTTTGATTTGTCGCCGTCAGTTAAATAGCCACCATGTGCAAATTTGCTTCTAATACTGTATGCTTTACTAAGGTGACTTCTAACCAATAATGGCTCAAAGCCTAAAATACCCAGAATTTTGCTTGTTCGGGTTTGCATCTTAAAGGACAATTCTTGCGTATCATTAGATAGAAGTGCTTCAATTCCCATCATAGCATTGGCTATCCTTCTTTCAATAGGAACATTTTCAGTTAGAGCCTCATTATATCTATCGAAAGCAGTTGATAGGTAATCTACCTTTTTTTCAATAGCATAAAAGTTTGTTGGAACAACCAATTTTGAAATGAAGTTTTTAAAAGACGATTCCTTTTCTTTTATAAATATACTTTTTTGCCAGGGGAATATTTGTTTAGCGGGTATGCCCATGTTGCCGCCGTTAGAAAGTGGTGTTATTATATCGAATTTAATTTGATCTGTATTGAATACTGCCAGGGAAATATAATTTTAGCAAGGCCATATATTCTTCAACCTTTTGTTGAAGCAAAGCGCCATTTCTATCTTTTGAAATATAAGTAATCTCAAGAATGGCTGTATTAAAAGGAAAAATATGTTGAATTGGTAAATCCTGAACTTCGAGCTGTTCAAAATCAGACTGCTTAGTTTGTCTCAAAACAGCATGTTCATCTATAATAAACTCTTGGGAATCTAAAATTAGACCTGATAACTGCACTGTTGCTGTGCCATATACAGGATCACCACTTAATTCCGAAAGGACTTTATTTTTTATTGCTTGTAAGGCGCTTTCATCTGGGCTTCCGTTCCCTTCAAAATATACCGGAAGAATTTTATAAATAAAACTCTGAATGGGAATAATGGCATATTGATCTGCATGTCGTTCACGTAAGTATTTTTCTGCGGCAAGAAATGTCGGAAGCTTATAAATATCAGAACTTAAATCAAAACTAGCCTTTGTCCAATTCTTCTTTTTGTGAATTATACGTGATGCCTGATCGATCTCCACTCCGTCCTGGTTGTAAGAAAAGTTGTTAATTTTCCAACTATAGGATTCGTCTACGTCGGGCGTAACCTTATCAGAGGAAATTTTATTTCTAACC includes:
- a CDS encoding recombinase family protein, with amino-acid sequence MKTADLYIRVSTDEQADKGYSQRDQEERLKRYCHYSGIQVRHVIFEDFSAKSFKRPAWQNLLITLKKQPNKTQFVLFTKWDRFSRNAGDAYQMINILKHLNVEPQAIEQPLDLSIPENKIMLAVYLASPEVENDRRALNTFNGMRRAVKEGRLMGCAPKGYLNKITEDGRKYIAVDQTLAPIIKAAFEEIARGRYTVSDIWRKAVDDGLNCAQNSFWKMIHNPVYCGRILVKAYKDEPEQIVEGKHEAIVSVTTFNKIQELINGKSASRTTFVASDEIPLRGFLICPLCGRHLTASASKSKTGRRYHYYHCYKKCTFRHRADHTNELFVQQLSRYIVNTSAAEVFRKKVEREFAKPSAGNHKSEIQTLSAQVAEANEKIKKARESYLSGAFDEVDFKEVKLSNEKKVLHLEDRIFELLRNRETVDHNKMIDNILRLFNRLVEYYKFMGSEGKRDLLSSMYPEKIVFDGAEVRTPRINEVVARMYQINSGLDVKKERLSEKKSRQPLKVTPQGLLTQTKAKKGKIKNIDL
- a CDS encoding site-specific integrase, yielding MPIFKYAVKFVLQQVKDKKKPTPLRCFVRYNNTRCVFKSGVVIEPQYWLVEPQKPRQVSAIDYKSIDSGLESVKNCVKTAFDYLSDKNKEYPDPDKLKDLVSLIMKNNGDNPYIEKPAKNYTLFEFIEKLIRDTKEGKRVLGSGNRYSPGTIKAYGSAFGVLKGYHDYKVSKITRGKAIEPIRFEDIDLNFYEDFKDWCYLYRSETLSDNYFGTVIKFIKTVMSESLEQGLHANTKYKSKNFVKVKTEVDNIFLNKDQLEKFAAHDFSKNKKLERVRDLFLVGCWTGLRFSDFTNISPKDIADGFFEIKTQKTKTDVVIPIFPVVLDIMTRYQGITPNSLPPTLSNVKLNEYIKEAAKEAGFTEIVTLEKSMAGRKVKITEPLYKLITTHSARRSFASNMYHIGMSTNVIMAVTGHKSQTAFNTYVKVKPKEKGEMMKKEWDRLNMKVVNE
- a CDS encoding penta-EF hand family protein produces the protein MKINYTDFNKFLKTGYDILKLKGLEEIDHYIEARIAGDKSFNKQIASGLKDHMIYYHGLVLTLELPTENEIKLNIAAVDDGRALRYLNLIYEKIEPITEQMGMVLCMYSLSEKSLTMELFNEKKADDFGTCATILYFILDVYVNMSVLIENLAARSNFKLVSDRSVYFDRKEFLKIRGVDFNLEGLCKKYNVIDKVDNDEAIGTTPDDIGKAKALPSGFEVYLNDTSIINKLKTEYSSKNGSNSFALMVVALYNLKKLNINAFEIDQTKLANALKLTFGFNQTPQGIGAAMRKYKNDTKKHFNTEVKSIEKSITNLITTTD
- a CDS encoding helix-turn-helix domain-containing protein encodes the protein MYNPHAEILERFERVETLINHLIEGRSPINVSANSTEPPATRGHAASYLGISLPTLDNLIKSGQIKSFNIGRQVRIKWADLEAYVNGKGVSA
- a CDS encoding HEPN domain-containing protein — translated: MGIPAKQIFPWQKSIFIKEKESSFKNFISKLVVPTNFYAIEKKVDYLSTAFDRYNEALTENVPIERRIANAMMGIEALLSNDTQELSFKMQTRTSKILGILGFEPLLVRSHLSKAYSIRSKFAHGGYLTDGDKSKFIQEFTSIDSYGVIIINYVRMVLVTSIAIGLNKNTLISLVDDSFIDDTKAAELKSKLENVKELVI